The genomic region GGGTGGCGACCGTTCTCTACGGGCTGCTCCTCGTGCACCTGATCCGCCGGGCGCCCTGGGTACGGCTCAAGGACAAGGCAAAGCTCAACGCCTATCTCGGCACCTGCGTGATGCTCATGGTGCTGTGGTGGATCAAGACGCCCCTCCTGCCCGGGACCGAGTACCATTACTTGGGGGCCACCTTGCTCACCCTCATGTTCGGCTGGCGGCTCGCCATGGCGGGCATGAGCTTCGTGCTGGCGGCAAGCGCGCTCAACGGCGAGATCGACGCCCTGAACTATCCTTTGAATGCCCTGATCATGGGCCTCGTTCCGGTGATGGTGAGCCACGGAATCCTCAAGGCGAGCGAGCGCTTCCTACCCCCCAACTTCTTCGTTTACGTGTTCCTAGCTGGTTACTGGGGCGCCGCCCTGGCCATGGTCTGCGCGGTTCTGGCGGCATGGGCGGTGTTGTGGGCGGGCGGCGCTTATTCTTTCGCGGTCCTCGCGGACCGCTACTTTCCCCTGCTGGTTCTGCTCGCGATACCCGAAGGCATGATCACCGGCATGCTCATCACCATGATGGCGGTGTTCAGGCCAGCCTGGGTAAGCACCTTCGACGACAATCGCTACCTGAATGGGAGATAAACGCTCGGCGGTCGTGACCGGGGACGCGCCCACGGGGCCGGTGGCACGGGCGCGCAGCCGTCTTCAGACCGCCGCCATCGCCTCGTCCAGCACCTCGATCCAGTGTTTGACGGGTAAGTCCGTGCCGCTTGCGAGATGGGTGAGGCAGCCGATGTTGGCGGTGGCGATGAGCTCAGGTTTTCCCGAGGCGAGGGCCGCCACCTTGTTGCGCAGCAGCCTCTGGGAAAGCTCCGGCTGCAGGAGGGAGTAGGTGCCCGCCGAGCCGCAGCACAGGTGAGCGTCGGGCACGGGGGTGAGGGCGAAGCCCGCGCCGCGCAGCAACTCTTCCACCGCCCCCCGGAGCTTCAGCGCGTGCTGCAGGGTGCACGGGGCGTGGAAGGCGAGCCTGGGCCTGGGCTTCCCATCGAGGAGGGTGGCGAGGCGCTCCCGTTCCGCGACGAGCACCTGGCTCACGTCCCTGGCAAGGGCCGAGACCCGGGCAGCCCTGGGCGCGTAGGCGGGGTCGTGGCGTAGCAGATGGCCGTACTCGGCCACCATGGCGCCGCAGCCGGTGGCGGTGATCACGATGGCTTCCGCCCCTTGCTCCACGTGGGGCCACCAGGCGTCGATCAGGCGGCGGGCGTAATCGAGCCCTTCTTCCTGGGCGTTGAGATGATAGGGGACGGCGCCGCAGCAGGCGGGGTGCCTCGCCTGCACCAGGGAGATGCCCAGGCGGTCCAGCACCCGGGCAGCCGCGGCGTTGATGTTGGGAGCGATCCCGGGCTGCACACAGCCGTCCAGCACCACCATGCGCCGCGGGTGGCGGGGCGCGGGCCACGGAGTCGGCGCCTGGCGCGGCGGCACGCTCTTTTTCAGGGCGGGCGGCAGGAGCGGCCGCGCGAGCTGCCCGAGCCGCAGCAGGGGATTGAAAATCCAGGGTCTGGGCAGCACGGCCCGCAGGGCGCCGCGCACGAGCCGCTCGATCCGGCCCCGGCCCACTTGCCGCTCGATGACGGCGCGGCCGATGTCGGCGAGGCGCCCGTACTTGACCCCCGAGGGGCAGGTGGTCTCGCAGGCGCGGCAGGTGAGGCAGCGGTCCAGGTGCAGTTGCACCTTCTTCGTCGCCGGCGCTCCTTCCAGCACCTGCTTCATGAGATAGATGCGGCCCCGCGGGCCGTCCAGCTCGTCGCCGAGGAGCTGGTAGGTGGGACAAGTGGCGGTGCAAAAGCCGCAGTGGGTACAGGCGCGCAGGATCGCTTCCGCTTCCCGGCCCTCCGGGGTATGACGAATGAATTCGGCGAGATGGGTTTCCATTCGGGTTCACATGCCGGGGTAGAGCCGCCCGGGGTTCAGGATCCCGGCGGGGTCGAAGGCCTGCTTAAGCCGCCGGTGGATGCGTTCCAAGGCCGCGGGCAGGGGATGGAATACGGGAGTTGTCCCGTCCGCGCCGCGGAACAAGGTGGCGTGGCCGCCGGATCGTAGGGCGGCGGCCCGGATCTCCGCTGCCGGGGCATCCCGGGCGATCCAGCGGAGAGCCCCGCCCCACTCCATCGCTTGGGGGCCGAGGGCCAGAGGCGGGGTGGTGGACTTGATCGATAGCCGCCACAGCCGCGGACTGGAGGCGAAGAACGGGTGGGTCTGCTCCCGCACCGAAGTCCAGAAGGCTTCGCCCTCGGCCACCTCCTCGCCACCGATCTTCGAATGGGCGGCGCGAATGGCGCTCTCGGCCCCCGAGAGCCGGATCCAGAGGAGGCCTTCGTGATGGAAGGTGGCGGAGATGGGCAGGGGCTTGCCGGCGAGAGCGTTCATGGTCTCGATGGCTCGGCCCTCGTCCATTTCCAGGCGCAGGGTGCGCTCGGCCCGAGGCCTGGGGCAGGACCTTGAGGGACACCTCCAGGATCACGCCCAGGGTTCCCAGGGAGCCCGCCATCAGGCGCGAGACATCGTAGCCCGCCACGTTCTTCATCACCCGCCCGCCGAAGGAGAGGTCGGTGCCGCGCCCGTCCAGCATGCGCACCCCCAGCACGTAGTCCCGCACCGCGCCGCTCGCCGCGCGCCGGGGCCCCGAGAGCCCGGCGGCGACGCACCCGCCCAGGGTCGCGTCTTCGCCGAAATGGGGTGGCTCGAAGGGAAGCATCTGCCCCTGCTGGGCCAACGCGGCTTCCACTTCCTTAAGGGATGTTCCGCAACGGGCGGTGAGCACCAGCTCCGAGGGCTCGTAGTCCACGATGCCCCGGTAGGCAGCCACGTTCAGGGTCTCGCCGATGCTGGGGCCGCCGTAGAAGCGCTTGGTGCCGCCGCCCACGATGTGGAGCGGCGTGCCCTCGGCGGATGCCCGGCGCAGGATTTCGGCGATGCGATCGATGGTCTCTTGCATGGGTCAGGCCGAGGGGCGATGTTCAGAAGCGGGGCAGGTCGGGGAAGCGTTCCTGCCCTGCTTTCACGTGCATGCGCCCGAATTCGGCGCAGCGGGCGAGGGTGGGCACCGCCTTGCCGGGGTTGAGCAATCCGCGCTCGTCGAAAGCGTGCTTCACACGGTGGAACGCCTCCAGCTCCGCCGGCCGGAACTGGACGCACATCTGGTTGAGCTTCTCCACCCCCACCCCGTGCTCCCCGGTGATGGTGCCCCCCGCCTCGATGCACATCTCCAGGATGCGGCCGCCGAATTCTTCCGCCTTCTCCAGCTCGCCGGGCACGTTGGCGTCGTAGAGGATGAGGGGGTGCAGGTTGCCGTCGCCGGCGTGGAAGACGTTCATGCAGCGCAGGCCGTACTCCCGGGAAAGCGCTTCGATGCCCTTCAGCACCTGGCCCAGCTTCTTGCGGGGGATGGTGCCGTCCATGCAGTAGTAGTCGGGGGAGAGGCGCCCGGCGGCGGGGAAGGCGGCCTTGCGCCCGGCCCACAGCCGCAGCCGCTCCGAGTCGTTGCGGGAGACGCGGATCTCCGTGGCGCCGCACGCCTTCATGACCTCCGTGACCCGGGCGATCTCGTCGGCCACCTCTTCCGCGGTGCCGTCCGACTCGCACAGCAGGATCGCTTCCGCGTCCAGGTTATAGCCGGCGCGCACGAAGTCCTCCACGGCTCGGGTGGTGAGCTGGTCCATCATCTCCAGCCCCGCGGGCACGATCCCGGCAGCGATGACGGCGGCCACGGCGTCGCCCGCCTTCTCCAGGCTGTCGAAGGCGGCCATCACCACCTGGGCGGTTTCGGGCACGGGCAGCAGCTTCACCGTGACCTCGGTGATGACCGCTAGCATCCCCTCCGAGCCGGTGATCAGGGCGAGCAGGTCGTAGCCCGCCGCGTCCAGGGCGTCGGCGCCGAACTCCACGATGTCGCCCTCGATGGTGACGGCGCGCACCTTCATGACGTTGTGCACGGTGAGCCCGTACTTCAGGCAATGGACGCCGCCGGAGTTCTCCGCCACGTTGCCCCCGATGGTGCAGGCGATCTGGCTGGAGGGATCGGGGGCGTAATACAGCCCGTAGGGTGCCGCGGCCTCGGAAACCGCCAGGTTGCGCACCCCCGGCTGCACCCGGGCGGTGCGCGCCAGGGGATCGATTTCCAAGATGCGCATGAACTTAGCCAGGGAGAGCAGTACCCCCTCCTTGAGGGGAAGCGCACCGCCCGAGAGGCCGGTACCCGCGCCGCGGGCCACCACCGGTACGCCCTCCCCATGGCACAGACGCAGGATTTGCACCACCTGGTCCTCGGTTTCCGGGAGAACCACGACTCCCGGCACTTGCCGGAACGCGGTGAGCCCGTCGCACTCGTAGGGGCGCAGCTCCTCCGGCTCCGACAGCACGTTGTCGGGGCCCACTAGGCGGCGCAGCCGCTGCACCAGTGGGCGGGCGGAGGTTCGGGTTGAGGTCTGTTCTGCGTGGAGCATCGATGCCTCCGGAATCTAGTCCGGATGTTTCACGAGGGGCTCGGGGGGATGGCGCGGGGCCGGGCGAACTCCATGGGGGCCAGCCCCAGCCGGGCGGCCGCGCTAACCAGATGGGCCCGGGCCGCTTCCCGGGCGGCGTCCGGGTCTCCGGCGGCGATGGCCTGGAACAGCCGCCGGTGCTCCGCCTGGGCGGCCTGGGCCAGGCTCGCCTCGCTCCAGGTGGGACGGCGGCTGTCGGCGAAAGGATGGCCGATGAGGGCGACCAGGCGCTCCAGGTAGGGGTTGTGGGCGGCGGCGGCGATCGCCCGGTGAAAGGCGTTATCCGCCTCCGAGCCGTTCCCCTGGCCCGCGAGCGCCCGGTCCATGGCGGCCAAGGGTCCGGCGATTTTCTCGATGTCCTGGGACGTGCGCCGCAGGGCCGCCAGCTCGGCGGCGGTGCTCTCCACCGACAAGCGCAACTCGAAGACGTGGCCGAGCTCCTGCAAGTCCGGCTGATCATGAGCCAGCTTGAAGCTCAGAAGCTCCGGCCGCGCCGCCACATAGGCCCCCGCCCCCTGGCGCGCGACCACGTAGCCGTCCGCTTTCAGACAGGCGATCGCTTCCCGCACCACGGCCCGGCTCACCCCAAAGCGCTCGGCCAGCGCCCGCTCGGTGGGCAGCCGGTCACCGGGACGGAAGGTGCCGTCCCGGATGAGCCCCTGCAACGCTCGGATCACCGTCTCGCTCAGGCGCAGCGGCCGGGCGACTTCTTGCAGGGCTTCCATGACCGTCATAATATCACTCTTCTCGTTAAATCAAACAGTTATGATTACTCAGCCACTAGGTTATCAAGTGGCCTGATTGTCAGACCAATCTACCGCGAGCGCTTTAACTCGTCAAGGTGGGGCGCATCTATAACTACTCAACTACTCTAGTGGTGCTTCGGGCTCGATTGCCGGCGAAGCGAAGCCGAGTCGTGGCCGCTTCGCCGGCGAGGGATTTTGCCGCATCCAGGCGCGGCTTATGATGACGATAATTTCATACTATGGAAGTTTGGTTTGCATTCTGCAATTTCCAGTGCTATGCTTGATTCCATATAACAACAAATAATTTCATATACTGAAATCCTATTAGGAGGTCGCTATGGCGAAGATGACCGCCGCGGAAGCGGCAGTGAAGGTCTTGGAAAGCGAAGGGGTCGATCTTGCCTTCGGCGTGCCAGGAGCGGCGATCCTGCCGCTGTACGACGCGCTGCGCAAGAGCTCCATCAAGCACGTCCTGGTGCGGCACGAAGAGGGCGGCACCCACGCGGCCGAGGGCTACACGCGGGCGAGGAAAGACAAGATCGGCGTGTGCATCGGCACCTCCGGCCCCGCCGGCACCAACATGGTGACCGGGTTGTACTCCGCCATGGCCGACTCGGTGCCGATCCTGTGCATCACCGGCCAGGCGCCCCGCGCGAAGCTCCACAAGGAGGACTTCCAGGCGGTGGACATCGCGTCGATCGTTCGCCCGGTGACCAAGTGGTCCGTCACCGTGATGGAGGCGGCCCAGGTGCCCTGGGCCTTCCGCCACGCCTTCCACCTCATGCGCTCGGGGCGGCCGGGACCGGTGCTCATCGACCTGCCCCTCGACGTGCAGAAAGAGATGATCGAGTACGATCCGGAGGCCGACGCACCCCTGGAGGTGTTCAAGCCGCGGGCCCACCGCCGCCAGATCGAGAAGGCCCTCTCCATGATGATGGAGGCGCGGCGGCCCCTGATCATCGCCGGCGGCGGGGTGATCAACGCAGACGCGTGCCATCTGCTGCGGGAATTCGCCGAGATCACCCAGACCCCGGTGGTGCCCACCCTCATGGGGTGGGGGGCGCTGCCCGACGACCATCCCCTCAACGCCGGCATGGTGGGGCTGCAGACCCAGCACCGCTACGGCAACGCCAACTACCTGCGCAGCGACTTCGTGCTGGGGTTGGGCAACCGCTGGGCCAACCGCATGACGGGCAGCGTGGACGTCTTCACCCGTGGGCGCAAGTTCGTCCACGTGGACATCGAGCCGACCCAGATCGGGCGCGTCTTCTGCCCGGACTTGGGCATCGTCTCCGACGCCAAGTTCGCTCTGGAGCTGTTCGTGGAAGTGGCCCGGGAATGGCAGGCGGCGGGCAAGCTCGCCGACCGCAGCGCCTGGGTGGCCGAGGTGCAGGAGCGCAAGCGCACCATGCACCGCAAGACCCATTTCGACAACGTCCCGATCAAGCCCCAGCGGGTGTTCGAGGAAGTGAACAAGGTGTTCGGCGACGACACCGTGTTCGTGACCGCCATCGGGCTGTACCAGATCGCCTCCGGCCAGTTCCAGAAGATCAACAAGCCGCGCCATTACTTGGTGTGCGGCCAGGCGGGACCCCTCGGCTGGGAGATCTCGGCCTGCACCGGCGCAAAGCTCGCTTGCCCGGACAAGGAAGTGGTGGGCATCGTGGGCGACTACTCGTTCCAGTTCCTGATCGAGGAGCTGGCGGTGGCAGCCCAGTACAAGATCCCCTTCGTCTTGGTGCTGCTCAACAACGCCTACCTGGGCCTGATTCGTCAAGCGGAGCTGGGTTACGGCATGGATTATGAAGTGCAACTGTCGTTCAAGAACATCAATGCGCCCGAGATCGGGGAATACGGGGTCGACCACGTGAAGGCGGCCGAGGCTTTCGGCTGCCTGGCGATCCGCGTGTTCGATCCGAACCTGCTTGCCGCCGCCTTCGAGGACGCGAGAAATCTCGCCAACGAGCACAAGGTCCCGGTGGTGGTGGAGGTGATCACCGAGCGCGCGACCAACATTGCCATGGGTCCCGAGATCGATCAGATCAAGGAATTCGAGCCGATCGAGGACCGCGCGGGCACCAAAGAACCGGCGACGGCGTGACAACGCCGTGCTTGCGGGCCCGGGGCGGCGGGGCCTTCCTCCTCCCCGAAGAAGCGAGCGCCCTGTCGCCCGCAGGCTTTCGCCGGTTATCATGGACAGTATCTGACCCTCGCCCCCGCAGGGACGGTCGGGCGAGGGGCCTGTTTTTTTACAAAGAGGATCCCGTATGCCGAAGTTCGCCGCCAATCTCACCATGATGTTCAACGAGGTCGAGTTCCTGGACCGGTTCGCCGCCGCGGCCAAGGCCGGCTTCCGAGGCGTGGAGTATCTGTTTCCTTACCCCTACGACAAGAACGCGCTCAAGGAGCGCCTGGACCGCCACGGGCTGGTCCAGGTGCTGCACAACCTGCCCGCGGGGGATTGGGGCAAGGGGGAGCGGGGCATTGCCTGCCACCCGGACCGGGTGGGCGAGTTCCAGGACGGGGTGGGCAAGGCCATCGAGTACGCCAAGACCCTGGGTTGCGGGCAGTTGAATTGTCTCGCCGGCATCACCCCCGCGGAGGTCCCCCTAGACAAAGTCCGCCAAACCTTCGTCGATAACCTTAAGTTCGCCGCCGCCGAACTTAAAAAAGCAGGTATCAAGCTCCTGATCGAGCCCATCAACACGATCGACATCCCGGGCTTCTACCTGACCCATACGGCCCAGGCGGTGGGCATCATCGAAGACGTGGGCTCGGACAACCTGTTCCTGCAGTACGACATCTATCACATGCAGATCATGGAGGGCGATCTCGCTCGCACCATGGAAAAGAACCTGAAGCTAATCGCCCACGTCCAGCTCGCCGACAATCCGGGGCGGCATGAGCCGGGGACGGGAGAAATCAACTATCCGTTCCTGTTCGCCCACTTGGATCGCATCGGCTACACCGGCTGGATCGGCTGCGAATACAAGCCGGCCACCACCACCGAGGCGGGGCTCGGCTGGTTTGCCCCCTATCGGGCGGCGGCCTGAGGAACGGGAGCGATAAGTTTTAGCGAGCGTCCTCAAAATGCCTGATGAACGCTTGGCCTCTATCAATGGCTTTGAACCGTCTGGAGGAAGAAAGCAATGAACGTGGGATTCATTGGACTCGGCATCATGGGCAAGCCCATGGCTCTCAACCTGGTGAAGGGCGGCCACACCCTCTTCGCCCACAGCCGCAGCGGCGTGCCCCAGGAGCTCACGGCCGCCGGCGCGACCGCCTGCAAATCGCCCAAGGAGGTGGCGCAAAAGGCGGAAGTCATCATTACCATGGTGCCCGACACGCCGGACGTGCAGAAAGTGCTGTTCGGCGAGGCTGGAGTGGCAGAAGGACTCACCCCGGGCAAGATCGTGGTGGACATGAGCTCCATCTCCCCCATCGAGACCAAGCAATTCGCCGAGCGCATCAACGGGCTTGGCTGCCAGTATCTAGACGCCCCCGTGTCGGGAGGGGAAGTGGGCGCCAAGAACGCCACCCTCACCATCATGGTGGGCGGGCCCGAGGACGCCTTCGCCAAGGTGA from Burkholderiales bacterium harbors:
- the glcF gene encoding glycolate oxidase iron-sulfur subunit gives rise to the protein METHLAEFIRHTPEGREAEAILRACTHCGFCTATCPTYQLLGDELDGPRGRIYLMKQVLEGAPATKKVQLHLDRCLTCRACETTCPSGVKYGRLADIGRAVIERQVGRGRIERLVRGALRAVLPRPWIFNPLLRLGQLARPLLPPALKKSVPPRQAPTPWPAPRHPRRMVVLDGCVQPGIAPNINAAAARVLDRLGISLVQARHPACCGAVPYHLNAQEEGLDYARRLIDAWWPHVEQGAEAIVITATGCGAMVAEYGHLLRHDPAYAPRAARVSALARDVSQVLVAERERLATLLDGKPRPRLAFHAPCTLQHALKLRGAVEELLRGAGFALTPVPDAHLCCGSAGTYSLLQPELSQRLLRNKVAALASGKPELIATANIGCLTHLASGTDLPVKHWIEVLDEAMAAV
- a CDS encoding hypothetical protein (possible pseudo, frameshifted), whose amino-acid sequence is MDEGRAIETMNALAGKPLPISATFHHEGLLWIRLSGAESAIRAAHSKIGGEEVAEGEAFWTSVREQTHPFFASSPRLWRLSIKSTTPPLALGPQAMEWGGALRWIARDAPAAEIRAAALRSGGHATLFRGADGTTPVFHPLPAALERIHRRLKQAFDPAGILNPGRLYPGM
- a CDS encoding glycolate oxidase subunit GlcD, giving the protein MLHAEQTSTRTSARPLVQRLRRLVGPDNVLSEPEELRPYECDGLTAFRQVPGVVVLPETEDQVVQILRLCHGEGVPVVARGAGTGLSGGALPLKEGVLLSLAKFMRILEIDPLARTARVQPGVRNLAVSEAAAPYGLYYAPDPSSQIACTIGGNVAENSGGVHCLKYGLTVHNVMKVRAVTIEGDIVEFGADALDAAGYDLLALITGSEGMLAVITEVTVKLLPVPETAQVVMAAFDSLEKAGDAVAAVIAAGIVPAGLEMMDQLTTRAVEDFVRAGYNLDAEAILLCESDGTAEEVADEIARVTEVMKACGATEIRVSRNDSERLRLWAGRKAAFPAAGRLSPDYYCMDGTIPRKKLGQVLKGIEALSREYGLRCMNVFHAGDGNLHPLILYDANVPGELEKAEEFGGRILEMCIEAGGTITGEHGVGVEKLNQMCVQFRPAELEAFHRVKHAFDERGLLNPGKAVPTLARCAEFGRMHVKAGQERFPDLPRF
- a CDS encoding GntR family transcriptional regulator; amino-acid sequence: MTVMEALQEVARPLRLSETVIRALQGLIRDGTFRPGDRLPTERALAERFGVSRAVVREAIACLKADGYVVARQGAGAYVAARPELLSFKLAHDQPDLQELGHVFELRLSVESTAAELAALRRTSQDIEKIAGPLAAMDRALAGQGNGSEADNAFHRAIAAAAHNPYLERLVALIGHPFADSRRPTWSEASLAQAAQAEHRRLFQAIAAGDPDAAREAARAHLVSAAARLGLAPMEFARPRAIPPSPS
- the gcl gene encoding glyoxylate carboligase, whose amino-acid sequence is MAKMTAAEAAVKVLESEGVDLAFGVPGAAILPLYDALRKSSIKHVLVRHEEGGTHAAEGYTRARKDKIGVCIGTSGPAGTNMVTGLYSAMADSVPILCITGQAPRAKLHKEDFQAVDIASIVRPVTKWSVTVMEAAQVPWAFRHAFHLMRSGRPGPVLIDLPLDVQKEMIEYDPEADAPLEVFKPRAHRRQIEKALSMMMEARRPLIIAGGGVINADACHLLREFAEITQTPVVPTLMGWGALPDDHPLNAGMVGLQTQHRYGNANYLRSDFVLGLGNRWANRMTGSVDVFTRGRKFVHVDIEPTQIGRVFCPDLGIVSDAKFALELFVEVAREWQAAGKLADRSAWVAEVQERKRTMHRKTHFDNVPIKPQRVFEEVNKVFGDDTVFVTAIGLYQIASGQFQKINKPRHYLVCGQAGPLGWEISACTGAKLACPDKEVVGIVGDYSFQFLIEELAVAAQYKIPFVLVLLNNAYLGLIRQAELGYGMDYEVQLSFKNINAPEIGEYGVDHVKAAEAFGCLAIRVFDPNLLAAAFEDARNLANEHKVPVVVEVITERATNIAMGPEIDQIKEFEPIEDRAGTKEPATA
- a CDS encoding hydroxypyruvate isomerase, with product MPKFAANLTMMFNEVEFLDRFAAAAKAGFRGVEYLFPYPYDKNALKERLDRHGLVQVLHNLPAGDWGKGERGIACHPDRVGEFQDGVGKAIEYAKTLGCGQLNCLAGITPAEVPLDKVRQTFVDNLKFAAAELKKAGIKLLIEPINTIDIPGFYLTHTAQAVGIIEDVGSDNLFLQYDIYHMQIMEGDLARTMEKNLKLIAHVQLADNPGRHEPGTGEINYPFLFAHLDRIGYTGWIGCEYKPATTTEAGLGWFAPYRAAA